The Arachidicoccus terrestris genome includes the window CAGAGAGCTGCACCAAAAGATTTTTTTCCATCTGTTCCAGTTGCTCACCCGACAGCCCCATGTTTCTGGCCGGCCATAATAATATATTCTTAAACCATGCATATACATCGCCAAAGGCGCTTTGTCCAGCTTCCAGCCCTATCATGCCTGGCACAACGGAACCAGGAACCTGGCCGCAGATACCTTTGACCAGAATATCTTTCATTTCCTCTTCCGGAACGACCATAATATCACAGGTGGAGGTCCCGATGATTTTACTGAGCATATAGGGCTCTATCTCGGCGCCCACCGCGCCCATATGACAATCAAAAGCACCGATGCCGACAACAACATCAGTTGAAAGACCCAGTTTTTCCGCCCATGCTGCGCTCAAAGTGCCTGCAGCCTCAGCAGCAGTATATGTCCTGTCAAACAGCCGGTCCCTGAATCCGTCCAATAGAGGATCAATCTCCGCAAAGAAACTATTCGGCGGCAGTCCCCCGAACTCAGGGGCAAAAAGAGATTTATGCCCTGCAGCACATACACTTCTTTTCATTAACTTCAAATCATCGCCGCCCGTGAGCAAAAACGGAATCCAGTCGCAGTGTTCGACCCAGCTATAGACGTGTGGCCGAATGTGTTCATCAATACGTAGAACATGGAGTAATTTGGCCCAAAACCATTCTGTGCTGTAAATTCCGCCTACAAATTGCAAGTAATTAATTTCTTTCGTTGCAGCCACTTCATTGATACGAGCCGTCTCCTGAATAGCTGTGTGATCTTTCCAAAGAATAAACATCGCATTCGGATCTTCTTCAAAACCAGGCTTCAGCGCCAAAGGCCTTCCTGTCTGATCGACCGCAACCGGCGTGGAGCCCGTCGTGTCCACAGAAATACCTTTGACAAACCTTCCTGCCTCCGGTCCTGCCAACTCCAAAATTTCTTTAATTGTTGCCGTCAGTCCTTCAATATAATCAAGCGGATGCTGCCTGAACTGCTGTTTTTTGGCATCACAGTATTTTCCTGCAGCCCATCTGGGATAATAATAAACACTCGATGCCAATTCCTTCCCATCCGCCGTATCTATCAGCACAGCCCTAACAGAATCCGTTCCGTAATCAAGACCTATTACATAATTGTAATTCATACAAATATAATTATGGATAAATTTTTTTAATTGTAAATTTAACTTTTATTCTTAACCCACAAAAAATATCTTCTCATTTTTTCTCGGCCATCCCGTTTAACTAATTGAGAATCAATAATAGAAACTTAACCAATAGCAGGACTTGATTGTTGCAACTCTCTTAAACTCTCAATATACTCGGTGGGAGCCTGTCCCATTACCGATTTAAAGACACGATTAAAATTAGTAATGCTATTGAAGCCTGAGCTATAAGCGACACTGGATATACTCTCAAAGGATCCGGAGGA containing:
- a CDS encoding ribulokinase; this encodes MNYNYVIGLDYGTDSVRAVLIDTADGKELASSVYYYPRWAAGKYCDAKKQQFRQHPLDYIEGLTATIKEILELAGPEAGRFVKGISVDTTGSTPVAVDQTGRPLALKPGFEEDPNAMFILWKDHTAIQETARINEVAATKEINYLQFVGGIYSTEWFWAKLLHVLRIDEHIRPHVYSWVEHCDWIPFLLTGGDDLKLMKRSVCAAGHKSLFAPEFGGLPPNSFFAEIDPLLDGFRDRLFDRTYTAAEAAGTLSAAWAEKLGLSTDVVVGIGAFDCHMGAVGAEIEPYMLSKIIGTSTCDIMVVPEEEMKDILVKGICGQVPGSVVPGMIGLEAGQSAFGDVYAWFKNILLWPARNMGLSGEQLEQMEKNLLVQLSEEAGKRPVTENSVLAIDWLNGRRTPDANQALDGAISGLQLGTDAPEIFRALVEATCFGARAIVERFVAEGIAVKGLIAMGGVAQKSSFIMQTMADVIGMPIKVHCSEQTCATGAAMFAATAAGIFSNVQIAMKTMGQGFDKHYVPDDQRHALYNTRYEQYKRLGGWIEAEANNRTAAH